The Chryseobacterium glaciei DNA window AAGTGCATCTGCAATTTTAATGTTTTCTAATCCATTAAAGTATCCCGTTATTGACATAAGAGTTTGGAGACAACTTTATAAAAACCAACTTGTAACAGAAAATCCTAAAGGGCAAAACTTTACTTTAACACAGTGGGCAAAATATTTAGAAGTTATACGACAAATTTCTAATAGCCTTAATATAACGCCCAGACAGGTTGAAAAACGTTTATTTGATTATGATAAATCTACTCAAATTGGAACATTATATATTTCAAGTAAAAAATAAATCTCTCGCTTAGTTAAAATCAACCCAACAATTTATTTTTCAATTTATTAAACTGATATTCAATTTTATCTAAACAAAGATTCCCTATACTTCCCTGATGGGTATGATTAAGATTTTCTATTTCAAAATCAAACTCATTATTTTCAATCTCCTGTCCTACTTTTACATACGCATCACGGAATGAACTTCCTTTTTTCACCTCTTCATTGATCTTCTCTACACTGAAAAGATATTTATACTTTTCATCTTCCAGAATACCATCTTTTACCTGAATATTTGGTAATGTATAACTCAAAATCTCAAGACATTCTTTCAGAGAATCAATAGCTGGGAAAAGAATTTCCTTCGTCAACTGCATATCTCGGTGATAGCCTGAAGGAAGATTATTCGTCAACAAAATGAACTCATTCGGCAACGATTGAATTCTGTTGCAACGCGCACGAACCAACTCGAAAATATCCGGATTTTTCTTATGCGGCATAATACTGCTTCCCGTTGTAAACTCTTTAGGAAAGCTTATAAAATCAAAATTCTGACTTAAATACAAGCAAACATCATAAGCAAATTTCCCCAATGTTCCCGCCAAAGTTGCCATAGCCATCGACAACATTTTTTCTGATTTCCCACGCGTCATTTGAGCATAAACCGAATTATAGTTCATCGATTGAAAGCCCAAATTATAGGTTGTACTCTCACGGTCAATCGGGAAAGACGAGCCATAACCCGCCGCAGAACCCAGTGGATTTTTATTAATGATATTTTTTACTGAAAACAGCATTTCAACATCATCTAGCAACGCTTCCGCATACGCTCCAAACCATAATCCAAACGATGATGGCATTGCAATCTGTAAATGTGTATAACCCGGAAGAAGAACATTTTTATGCCGATCTGCCAGTTTGATTAATATTTGAAAGAACTCATCTGTCAACGCTGTAATTTCACGAATTTCATCAACCAGGTACAGTTTGATATCCAACAAAACCTGATCATTTCTAGATCTTGCCGTATGAATTTTCTTTCCGACATCTCCTAATTTTTCAATTAAAATAGATTCTACCTGCGAGTGAATGTCTTCCGCAGTTTTATCAATTTCAAAAGTTCCGTTTTCGATATCTTTCAAAATTTCGTCCAAAACAAATAACATCTGTTCTGATTCTTCATTGGAAATAATTCCAACTTCTGCCAACATTTTACAATGCGCCATAGAACCTTTGACATCGTATTTTGCCAAACGCTCATCAAAATCAAGATCTTTCCCGACCGTAAATTTGTTGACTAATATATTGGTGGCAAGGTCATCTTTCTGCCATATCTTTTTCATATTTTTTTCTTTAAAAATTTAGTTTGTTTTAACCACTCAGCAGGACATCTTTATTATTTTGTACAAGTCTCTCATTTCTAATTTAATTTTTGCATAAATCTTTATTAAAAATATTTCAAACTTCATCGCCTGCTGAGTGTATAGTTAAAACAGTAAAAAACTAACTAAAATCAAATTCTTTATTTTCTTTTGTCTTGAAACAAAAGAAACAAAAATTCAAGACTTGGAAATTCCGGCTAAAAATTCAAATTAAATCCTAAAATCCCCAAAACTCGCACGAATCAACATTGGTTCTTTGATTCAAAATTCCTCTCGTGCTCAAACAGTGGGAATTTTTTAACGGATTAAATTTAAATTTTCTTAACGCCTCCATTTCCTAAGTCGGTTATCTTAAAATCTTTTCTAGAATCTGGATATAAATCTCAATTCCTTCTTTTATTTCATCAATATAAATGTATTCATCCGCAGTGTGGGAGCGCCTACTGTCCCCAGGACCCATTTTCACAGATGTACACGGAATAATTGCCTGATCGGATGAAGTTGGCGAACCGTAAGTGGTCCTCCCGATTTCCAAACCTGCTTTTACAAACGGATGATCCATTTCTATTTTTGAAGGATTTAACCTGAAAGATCTTGCCGTTAAGGTTGATTTCATCTGCGATTGGATGATTTCAAACGCTTCTTCATTAGAATATTCATCCGTAACCCTAACATCCAACGTGAAAGCACAAGATTCCGGAACTACGTTATGCTGAACTCCGGCATGAATTCCTGACAACGTAACTTTAACCTCACCCAAATAATCTGAAACTTTTGGAAATTTGAAGCTTAAAATTTGTTGCAAATCTTCCATACATTTCACAATTGAGTTATCGTCATTCGGATGAGCGGCGTGAGAAGGAGTACCCTTCATTTCTCCATCAATAACCAAAAGTCCTTTTTCCGCGATTGCCAGATTCATCTGCGTTGGTTCTCCTACAATGGCAAGCTCGATATTGGGTAGTTGGGGAAACAAAGCTTCAATTCCGTCAAAACCTGAAATCTCCTCCTCAGCCGTCAAAGCAACAACTAAATTATATTTTAAATCTTCTTGAGCATAAAAATGCAAAAAAACCTGCGCCATAGAAACCAAAGAAGCACCAGCATCATTACTTCCCAATCCGAACAGTTTTCCATCCTTTTCAATTGCTAAAAACGGATCTAAAGTGTAAGCTTTATTTGGTTTTACAGTGTCATGATGTGTATTCAGTAAAATTGAGGGCTTGAATACATCAAAATTTTTGTTCACCGCCCAGATGTTATTTTTAAAACGTTTTGTCGGAATACTGTTCTTTTTAAAAAAGTTTTCAATCTCCACAGACGTATTAAATTCATCTTTGCTGAATGACGGAATCTCAATCAGTTTTTTCAACAAATCCACTGCATTATTCAGTAATTCTTCTTTACTATAAACAGATTTCAGTTCCTGCATGATGGTTTTCTATATGGTTTTTCAATTCGGTTTCTTTTATTAAGAATACCTTATTGACTTTATTTTTTACTGCTCCAAGAGCATTTTCCAACTTGGGTAAAATTCCTTTATGTAATTTTCCTTCTTCTTTTAAAAATGAAAATTCTTCTTCCGAAATATTTTTTATGACAGATTCAGGATTTTCGACATCCTCCAAAACTCCTGATTTATCAAAACAATACAATAATTCAACATCATATTTTGAAGATAAAGCCTGAGCAATTACCGAAGCAATCGTATCAGCATTGGTATTGAAAAGATTTCCTTTTTTATCGTGTGTAATTGCTGAAAACACTGGAACCAATTTAAGTTTAATTAATTTTGATATCAATTTCCTGTTCACGCTTTTCTTCTCAATGTCTCCTACAAATCCGAAATCTATTTCTGCGTGTTCTCTTTTTTTAGCTTTAATTAAATTGGCATCAGCTCCCGAAAAACCTATTGCTTTACATTTTTTCTGCTGAAGTTTCGCTACAATATTTTTGTTGATTCCTCCTGCATATACCATCGCCACAATATCCAAAGTATCTTTATCTGTGATTCTTCGTCCGTTGACCATTTTTTGTTCAACACCTAATTTATCAGCCAATATAGTTGCTAATTTTCCGCCGCCATGAACCAAAATTTTCTTTTCCTTAATGTCAGAAAACTGCTCAAGAAATTCGTTCAATAATTCCTCATCATCAATTAAAGCACCGCCGATTTTTATGATGTATAATTTTTCTTTCATTGCAAACCTTTTTTGAGAACCTTGTCAAGGTTTAAAACCTTGACAAGGTTTGCGATTATAAACCTTATAGGTTTTTGAAACCTATAAGGCTTGATTTCATTAAGAATTCAATTCATCCAAAATTTCAGAGAAAACAGCTTGTGCAGAGAAAATTCGGTTTTTTGCCTGTTGATAAATGATGGAATTTTCACCGTCCATCACCTCATCGCTCAATTCTACATTACGACGAACCGGAAGACAGTGCATTACCTTTCCCTGATTGGTATTAGCCAACTTTTCATTTGTCAGCATCCAGTTTTCTTTCACTTCAGGCATTGTTGCGTAGTTATCAAAAGACGACCAGTTTTTTACATAAATAAAATCTGCATCTTTCAAAGCTTCATCCTGATTGTGAATCACTTTCACATCTTTTGTGAAATTTTTATCCAAATCATAACCTTCTGGATTAGCGATCACCAACTCTACATCCATCTCCTTCATCCATTCTGCAAAAGAATTTCCTACCGCATGAGCAATCGGTTTGATGTGAGGCGCCCAAGTTAAAACCACTTTAGGTTTGCGTTCCTCTTTCCAGTTTTCGGTAATCGTAATACAATCTGCCAAACTTTGCAAAGGATGACGTGTAGCCGACTCCAATGAAATAACGGGAACTTTTGCATGTTGCTCGAACTGGCTTAAAATACTTTCGTTAACATCATCTTCCTTGCTTTTCATTCCTGCAAAACAACGAACCGCAATGATGTCGCAATATTGGTTTAATACTTCAATTGCATCTTTGATATGCTCAACAGTATCCCCGTTCATTACAGCTCCGTCTGCAAACTCTAAGTTCCAAGCTTCCTGAGCTGCATTTAAAGTTAAAACATTTAAACCTAAATTTTGTGCCGCAATCTGGCTGCTTAAACGGGTTCTCAAACTTGAATTTAAAAAGACAAGTCCGATGGTTTTCCCTTTTCCTTTCTCGGTTTCCGAAAGAGGATTTTCTTTAATTTGTAAAGCTTTTTTTATGATTTCCTGTAAGTTTTCAACATCACTTACGGAGGTGAATTTTTTCATTTTGAATTGATTTGTTTTACCACAAAAGTTTTTAACACATTAGTACACTTTAGAAGTTTTATATTATTGAAAATATTTAGAACACATAACTTGAAAATCAAAGATTTTAAAAATCTTAAGTGAACTTTTTCAACTTTATCTTTTAACTTAATTAATCTAAAGTGGTTAAAATTTTTGTGGTTAATTAATAATTATAGATTTTCTAAAACAGTTTTCAAAGCACTGATGAATAGATCAGTTTCTTCTTTTTTAATGTTAAGTGCCGGAAGAATCCTCAACACAGACTTATCATTGGAGTTTCCTGTGAAGATATGATGATTGTACAATAAGTTATTCCTCACTTCTGAGCAATCCCTATCGAGTTCGATTCCAATCATCAGGCCTTTCCTTCGGATAGTTTTAATATGTGGAAAATCTTTAATTTCGTTTTCAATATAAGCGCCCATTTTTTGAGCATTTTCGATAAGATTTTCATCTTTCATCACGTCCAAAACTGCAATCGCAGCGACACAAGCTAAATGATTTCCTCCAAAAGTTGTTCCCAGCAAACCATTGCTTGCCTGAAATTTTGGATGAATCAACACTCCACCGATTGGGAAACCGTTCCCCATTCCTTTTGCTGTAGTAATAATATCAGCTTCAATTCCAAATTCCTGATAAGCGAAGAAATACCCACTTCTTCCGTACCCTGACTGAACTTCATCTAAAATCAAAACTGTGTCATGTTTTTCACATAATTCTTTGATTTTAGTTAAAAATTCAACCGTTGGAATCATAATTCCTCCAACTCCTTGGATTCCTTCGATAATCACCGATGAAATTTCATTTCCTTGTTTTTCAAAAATGGCTTCAAGCTGTTCGATGTTATTCCATTCAGATTTGATGAATCTTTCGTCATAGTTTACCGGCGCTACAATCTTTGGATTATCAGTGACAGAAACTGCTGCCGAGGTTCTGCCATGAAATGAACCTGAGAAATACAATACTTTACTTTTTCCGTTGTGGAAAGAAGCCAGTTTTAAAGCATTTTCGTTCGCCTCAGCTCCTGAATTACATAAAAACAGATTATAATCTTCCAAACCTGAAAGTTTTCCTAATTTATCTGCCAATTCCGTTTGCAATTCGTTCTGAACTGAGTTTGAATAGAAAGATATTTTATCTAACTGATTCTTTAATTGAGTTTGATAATGCGGATGGTTGTGCCCGATAGAAATTACCGCGTGACCTCCGTAAAAATCAAGATATTTTTCTCCTTTATCGTCCCAAAGAAATGATCCCTGAGCTTTTACTGGATTTATGTTAAACAATGGATATACGTTGAATAAATTCATTTTCTAGTTGATTGTTGTTGGTTGATAGTTGCTGGTTTTGGGATTCGAGTTTTTAAAATTCACGATTGACTTATTGACAATTAACATTAAAACGCTACAGGTTTCAAGTTCAATCCTGAATTTTCTTCCCAGCCCATTGCAATATTCATATTTTGAACCGCTTGTCCGGAAGCTCCTTTTAACAAATTGTCAATCGCTGAATGAATAACCGCAACATTTCCACTCTTTTCTATATGAATCACACAGCGATTGGTATTGACAACCTGTTTTAAATCAATTGCTTTCTCACTTACCTTTACAAAAGGTTCATCTGCATAAAAATCCTGATACAATTGATTGATATCTGAAAGTTCTAAATCTGTTTTCACTGTGGAACTTGTAAAAATCCCTCTCGCAAAATCCCCTCTCCATGGAACAAAATTTAGACTGATTTCATTCGTATTAAAAGAAACTAACTGCTGTAAAATCTCATCTACATGTTGATGTGTCAAAGTTTTATATGCTGAAATATTATCGTTTCTCCAGGTAAAATGCGTAGTTGACTGCAAAGACTGACCGGCACCTGTTGAACCTGTAATTCCCGTTGTGTAAACCTCATTCAACAATCCTTTTTGAGCTAATGGAAGCAAGGCCAGTTGAATCGCTGTCGCAAAACATCCCGGATTTGCAATACTTTTTGCTCCTAAAAGTTGTTTTTTGTTGATTTCAGGTAAACCGTAGATAAAATTTCTGTTTCCTAAATTACCATCTAAACGAAAATCATTTCCTAAATCGATCACTAACGTTTCATCTTTTATATTATTTTGAGTCAGCCAATTCTGGCTTTCTTTGTGAGGAAGACATAAAAATAAAATATCTACATCTTCAGGCTGATCCGTTAAAACCATTTCACAAACCGTCACTAAATCCGGGTACAAATCTGAAATCTTTGTCCCCGAATTTGAACGACTATATAAAAAACTCAAAGTCACATTAGGATGAAAAGCCAACAGACGAACTAATTCGCTTCCTGTGTAGCCGTTGGCACCGATTATTCCGATATTTTTTTTCATTTTTCTTTTTTCCACAGGTTTCACCTGAGGCTATTATTATTGAACCCCTCGGTTCATTTTTAAACATTGAATTGCACGCAGCCCGACTTGAGCGGAAATCCTTTTGTGAGGAGGAACGACGAGCAAAAGATTGGGAGCGGAAGGCGGATAAAGCTGCCCAAATCTTATCTATTTATCTGATGATATATATTTAAAGAATTGCTTACAATTTTTGTATAGCCTTTCACATCTTCTCCCGTCCATACTCTGTTTGCTTCGCCATAACTTCCGAATTTATCGGACATTAGATCATGCTTAGATTCAATTCCATTTAAGATAAATCTGTATGAGTGAAGGGTTATAAATACTTTTCCGCTTACCGTTTTTTGAGAATCGACTAAAAAAGACTCTATATTTCTCATCACAGGATCTAAGAAAAGTGCTTCGTGAAGCCAGTTTCCGTACCAATCAGATAATTGAGATTTCATCATCTGCTGATATTTTGAAAGCGTATGTTTTTCCAATAAATGGTGCGCTTTGATAATCACAGACGCTGCTGCCGCTTCAAAACCAACTCTTCCTTTAATTCCAACAATTGTATCTCCAACGTGAATATCACGACCAATTCCGTACGCCGAAGCCAATTCTTCAATCTTTTGAATGGCATACACCGAATGTTCAAAATTTTCTCCATTTACTGCTACAACTTCACCATTTTTGAACTCAATTTCCAATTCCGAAGGCTGAGTTTCTTTAATTTGCGAAGGAAAAGCTTCTTCCGGAAGATAATTTCTTGAAGTCAACGTTTCTTTTCCACCAACTGAAGTTCCCCAAAGTCCTTTATTTACAGAATATTGCGCTTTCTGGAACTCCATTTCGTAGCCATGGCTTTTCAAAAATTCAATTTCTTCTTCACGAGATAAAGACATATCACGAATTGGCGTAATAATTTCTACATTTGGGCACATTACCTGAAAAATCAAGTCGAAACGAACTTGGTCATTTCCAGCACCTGTACTTCCGTGAGCGATCGCATCAGCACCAATTTCAATGGCACATTTCGCAATTTCCTGCGCTTGGATCGTACGTTCAGCACTTACAGACAATGGATACGTATTGTTTTTCAAGACATTACCAAAGATCAAATATTTTACGCAAGAATTGTAATAATCTTCTTGAGCATCAATGCACCTGTATTCTTTTACCCCAAGATTAAAGGCTTTTTTCTCCAATTCTTTTTCCTCTTCTTTAGAAAAACCTCCGGTATTTACAGTTACTGCATACACCTCATATCCAAGCGTTTCACTCAAATATTTGGCACAGTAAGAGGTATCTAGACCTCCGCTAAACGCTAAGATTACTTTCTTGCTCATTTTTATATTGATTTTCGGGTTGATTATTTACAACACCATTTACTTTATTATTTTCAGGAACGAAAAGCATTGCTGTGCAAAGACAGTTTTTACGTTCTTTTTTCATTAAAATTTCATAATTCACACAGTTTTTACAACCGTCCCAGAATTCTTCATCTTGTGTTAATTCAGAATAAATTACAGGTTTATAACCTAAATCACTGTTGATTTTCATTACGGCAAGGCCTGTTGTCAATCCAAAAACTTTCGCAGTCGGATATTTTCCTCTGGACAATTGAAAAACTCTATTTTTTATCAAAGTTGCTACTCCTCTATTCCTAAAATTGGGAGAAACAATCAACCCTGAGTTGGCCACAAACTGACCATGTGACCAAGTTTCTATATAACAGAAACCCACCCATTCGCCGTTTTCAGTGGCTATTACAGCATTACCATCTGAAATCTTTTTACTTAAATATTCTATGGAACGTTTTGCGATGCCCGTCCCTCGTCGCTGTGCAGAATCATACATTTCCTGCTGTATTTCACTCACATACATTAAATGTTCGCATGAGGAAATTTCTATTTCCATTTATTTATCTGAATTTTTTGGCAAATTTAAAGCATAATAACTTTAAAATCCAAATAAAAAAGATATTATTTTTGTTTAAATAGAATTAACAGGTAAAATTATCTTTACAGGAAAATATAATTTTGCTAATTTATTATATATTTGCTAAAATACTATATATGGAAAGTAATTGCCCCAAATGCAACAGCAATAAAATTGTAAAAAGCGGAATCATCAATGAGAAGCAAAGATTCCTTTGTAAGGAGTGTAATTATTATTTTACAGTTAAAAAATTAGGCAAAAAAATAGACGATTACTACGTAACAAAAGCACTTCAATTATATCTTGAAGGTTTAAGTTTTCGTGAAATAGAAAGGATTATCGGCGTTTCCCACGTTACAATTAGTTCATGGATCAAGAAATATAATATCATGAGACCGCCCCATTCCGAATTTCATCCGGTATATAAAATTTTAAAGCAAAATGAATTAATCGAATATATTGCTCAAGAAGAAAATCTTAAAAACTCAGGAATTATTATTACTCAGTTTGCAGATAAATATATGTTGATCAAATGGGAACGTTTTAAAAAATAGGATTTTAGAGTTATGAGTTTTAAGTTATGAATTATGAGTTTTCGAAACTTGAAACAAATTCATTAATAAACTAATAATCAAAATATTAAATTTAAATTATTATTAAAAATTTACAATTAGCAGAACTCATAATTCATAACTTAAAACTAGTAACTATATTCTTTCCACTAATATATATTAAATTTTCATAAACAAATTATTAATTACAATTTGGCTTTCACAAAATTAACGCCAAAAAATTGATAATTTATGAAGAAAATACTCACATTTATTGGATTAGCTCTAATCAGTAATTCTTTATACTCACAAGGCTCGCCCGATTACGGAAGCGGACTCAAATTAAACCTCAATCCTCAAGGCGACAAATACGTCAGATTTATTCTCTGGGATCAGTTTTGGCTAAGAAATACCCAAATGAACCCTGGAAGTATGGTCGGCGGAGAACCAACAGACAATTCCTGGAGCCTAGGAAACAGACGATTACGTGTTCTAGCATACGCTCAGATTTCCAAAAGATACATGATTCTGGCTCATTTTGGGATTAATAACCAAACATTTATCAATGGCGGCGGCTCGGGAACTTCTGGAACTGGAGGTTATGGAAACGGCAAAAAGCCTCAAATGTTTTTTCATGATGCTTGGAACGAATACGCAGTTATTTTACCTGGAGAAGCAGGAAAATTCAGTTTATCTTTAGGTGCGGGACTACATTATTACATGGGACTTTCCCGTATGACAATGGCTTCTACATTAAATTTTCTTACGGTTGACTCCCCTATTTTCACTTGGCCCTTGATCGACAACTCAGACCAGTTTGCAAGACAACTTGGAATATTTGCTAAAGGAAAATACGGCAAATTAGAATATCGTTTTAGTTTAAATAAACCTTTTGCAACAGATTTAATTCCTGCGAATGTAACTGATCCCACAAAAGCCGTAGCAGTTGATAATAACGGAAATCCTAATTTTTCAAAAGCAGGTTATGTTGAATATCAGTTTCTTGACGAAGAATCCAACACACTTCCGTTTAAAGTAGGTTCTTATTTGGGAACAAAGAAAGTGTTTAACGTTGGCGCAGGTTTTTATCATCAAAAAGACGGAACAAGAACTTCCGTTAATTCAACGATAGAAAAACACGACATCACGCTTGTGGCAGTAGATGCTTTCGCAGATATTCCTTTGGGAAATGCTAAAAATAAAATGGCAGTTTCCGCGTATGCAGGTTATTATAACTATCAATTTGGCCCGAATTATATCAGAAATTTAGGCATTATGAATATTGCTGCTTCCGATCCCAATTTTATCGGTAATAAAGCCATCGCAGGAGCAGGAAATCTACAACCAACCATCGGAACAGGTAATATTATCTACGCACAAGCCGGTTTACTATTGCCCAATCAGGTAGAGAAACCAAAAGTAAGAATTCAGCCTTTTGCAGCTTACACCCATAAAAGTTTTGATGCTTTAGAAAAATCATCTTCACAGTTTGATATCGGAGCAAATTGGTTTATAGACGGCCATCATGCGAAAATCACCACGCAATATTCAACAAGACCAGTTTATACGAGTCCGACAGAAAGTCCATCTTCCAAAGGTGAATTTATTATGCAATTTCAAATTTATTTATAAAAACTTCGAAAACTAAATATCAATTAAACTAACACAAAAATCAAACAATATGAGCGAAAATCATCACGATACCTACGAAAACATGACCGAAAAGCAGAAAAACCGCACGATTTGGAGCGTGATCACTGCCTCGTCACTCGGTACATTGATAGAATGGTATGACTTCTACATTTTTGGAAGTTTGGCCGTTGTTTTAGCCACTAAATTTTTCCCGTCAGACAATCCAACCGCAGCATTTTTATCTACATTGGCAACTTTTGCTGCCGGATTTGTGGTAAGACCTTTCGGAGCTTTATTCTTCGGAAGATTGGGAGATATTATCGGAAGAAAATATACGTTTTTGGTTACTTTATTAATTATGGGGTTTTCAACCTTCCTCATCGGATGTATCCCGAGTTTTGAAACCATTGGATATCTTGCGCCAGTTTTAGTTTTAATTTTAAGATTATTACAAGGTTTGGCGTTGGGTGGAGAATACGGAGGTGCAGCGACTTACGTTGCAGAGTATGCCCAGCCTCACAGAAGAGGTTATTGGACTTCTTGGATACAAACAACTGCAACAGCAGGACTTTTTATTTCATTAATTGTTATTTTAATTACTAAAAACACCCTTTCTGCAGAAGAATTTGACGGTTGGGGATGGAGAGTTCCTTTCTGGATTTCCATTTTAATGGTAGGAGTTTCTTACGTTATCAGAAAAAATATGAAAGAATCTCCACTTTTCGCAAAGGCTAAAAGTGAAGGAAAAACTTCAAAAAATCCTTTAAAAGAAAGTTTCGGGAATAAATATAACTTCAAATTTGTCTTATTAGCATTATTCGGAGCCGCAATGGGGCAAGGGGTAATCTGGTACACCGGACAATTTTATGCCATGAGTTTCCTCCAAAAAGTAATGAACGTAGAATCTTCACAGGTCGATTCTTTAATGGCAACCGCCTTATTGATGGGAACGCCTTTCTTCGTATTTTTCGGTTGGCTGTCAGACAAAATCGGGAGAAAAGCCATCATGATGACCGGAATGCTGGTTGCAATTTTAGCCTACAGACCAATTTATGATGCGATGTTTAAAAGTGTAAATCTTGAAACAAAAACCGTCGCAGCCAACGGAATTACAGAAAAAAGAAGCGCAAAAATCCATAAAGATATCGCCTCCGATAGTCTTGTCACTTTCCATAAAGAAATATTGTACACAGACGGAACCTTAATTAAAAAAGACAGTGTGGTTCATTGGTCGCCGAGCGGTGTTGCAATGAAAGACGGAAAGGCTGAAGAACCAAAAGTTTCTCAAACCGTAAAATTGGCTGACAACACAAAATGGTATTTGGTGTTTTTGGTATTCATTCAGGTACTATTTGTAACGATGGTTTATGGTCCGATCGCAGCCTTCTTGGTGGAAATGTTCCCGGTGAGAATCCGTTATACATCGATGTCTTTACCTTATCACATTGGAAACGGGGTGTTTGGAGGCCTACTTCCTGCCGTTGCAACCTATTTAGTAACTGTCGGGAAAGACGCAGGACATCCAACATGGTATCTTCAGGGGCTTTGGTATCCGATTGGAGTTGCCGCAGTCTGTTTGATCATCGGAATGATATATCTTAAAAATAAGAACAATAATATTCACGATTAAGCATTGAATCACTCAATTTTTTATTAATTTTAATACTACTAAAATGGACACACTAAAAAAAATATTTGGCATTATCTGGATCTTAGCAGCTCTCGTGGTGGGATATTTCGGAATAACAGTCATGGGAATCCCAAAAATCACATCAGGAAAACAGGAAGATCTG harbors:
- the argH gene encoding argininosuccinate lyase, whose protein sequence is MKKIWQKDDLATNILVNKFTVGKDLDFDERLAKYDVKGSMAHCKMLAEVGIISNEESEQMLFVLDEILKDIENGTFEIDKTAEDIHSQVESILIEKLGDVGKKIHTARSRNDQVLLDIKLYLVDEIREITALTDEFFQILIKLADRHKNVLLPGYTHLQIAMPSSFGLWFGAYAEALLDDVEMLFSVKNIINKNPLGSAAGYGSSFPIDRESTTYNLGFQSMNYNSVYAQMTRGKSEKMLSMAMATLAGTLGKFAYDVCLYLSQNFDFISFPKEFTTGSSIMPHKKNPDIFELVRARCNRIQSLPNEFILLTNNLPSGYHRDMQLTKEILFPAIDSLKECLEILSYTLPNIQVKDGILEDEKYKYLFSVEKINEEVKKGSSFRDAYVKVGQEIENNEFDFEIENLNHTHQGSIGNLCLDKIEYQFNKLKNKLLG
- a CDS encoding M20 family metallo-hydrolase gives rise to the protein MQELKSVYSKEELLNNAVDLLKKLIEIPSFSKDEFNTSVEIENFFKKNSIPTKRFKNNIWAVNKNFDVFKPSILLNTHHDTVKPNKAYTLDPFLAIEKDGKLFGLGSNDAGASLVSMAQVFLHFYAQEDLKYNLVVALTAEEEISGFDGIEALFPQLPNIELAIVGEPTQMNLAIAEKGLLVIDGEMKGTPSHAAHPNDDNSIVKCMEDLQQILSFKFPKVSDYLGEVKVTLSGIHAGVQHNVVPESCAFTLDVRVTDEYSNEEAFEIIQSQMKSTLTARSFRLNPSKIEMDHPFVKAGLEIGRTTYGSPTSSDQAIIPCTSVKMGPGDSRRSHTADEYIYIDEIKEGIEIYIQILEKILR
- the argB gene encoding acetylglutamate kinase, producing the protein MKEKLYIIKIGGALIDDEELLNEFLEQFSDIKEKKILVHGGGKLATILADKLGVEQKMVNGRRITDKDTLDIVAMVYAGGINKNIVAKLQQKKCKAIGFSGADANLIKAKKREHAEIDFGFVGDIEKKSVNRKLISKLIKLKLVPVFSAITHDKKGNLFNTNADTIASVIAQALSSKYDVELLYCFDKSGVLEDVENPESVIKNISEEEFSFLKEEGKLHKGILPKLENALGAVKNKVNKVFLIKETELKNHIENHHAGTEICL
- a CDS encoding N-acetylornithine carbamoyltransferase, encoding MKKFTSVSDVENLQEIIKKALQIKENPLSETEKGKGKTIGLVFLNSSLRTRLSSQIAAQNLGLNVLTLNAAQEAWNLEFADGAVMNGDTVEHIKDAIEVLNQYCDIIAVRCFAGMKSKEDDVNESILSQFEQHAKVPVISLESATRHPLQSLADCITITENWKEERKPKVVLTWAPHIKPIAHAVGNSFAEWMKEMDVELVIANPEGYDLDKNFTKDVKVIHNQDEALKDADFIYVKNWSSFDNYATMPEVKENWMLTNEKLANTNQGKVMHCLPVRRNVELSDEVMDGENSIIYQQAKNRIFSAQAVFSEILDELNS
- a CDS encoding aspartate aminotransferase family protein gives rise to the protein MNLFNVYPLFNINPVKAQGSFLWDDKGEKYLDFYGGHAVISIGHNHPHYQTQLKNQLDKISFYSNSVQNELQTELADKLGKLSGLEDYNLFLCNSGAEANENALKLASFHNGKSKVLYFSGSFHGRTSAAVSVTDNPKIVAPVNYDERFIKSEWNNIEQLEAIFEKQGNEISSVIIEGIQGVGGIMIPTVEFLTKIKELCEKHDTVLILDEVQSGYGRSGYFFAYQEFGIEADIITTAKGMGNGFPIGGVLIHPKFQASNGLLGTTFGGNHLACVAAIAVLDVMKDENLIENAQKMGAYIENEIKDFPHIKTIRRKGLMIGIELDRDCSEVRNNLLYNHHIFTGNSNDKSVLRILPALNIKKEETDLFISALKTVLENL
- the argC gene encoding N-acetyl-gamma-glutamyl-phosphate reductase, translated to MKKNIGIIGANGYTGSELVRLLAFHPNVTLSFLYSRSNSGTKISDLYPDLVTVCEMVLTDQPEDVDILFLCLPHKESQNWLTQNNIKDETLVIDLGNDFRLDGNLGNRNFIYGLPEINKKQLLGAKSIANPGCFATAIQLALLPLAQKGLLNEVYTTGITGSTGAGQSLQSTTHFTWRNDNISAYKTLTHQHVDEILQQLVSFNTNEISLNFVPWRGDFARGIFTSSTVKTDLELSDINQLYQDFYADEPFVKVSEKAIDLKQVVNTNRCVIHIEKSGNVAVIHSAIDNLLKGASGQAVQNMNIAMGWEENSGLNLKPVAF
- the argG gene encoding argininosuccinate synthase — translated: MSKKVILAFSGGLDTSYCAKYLSETLGYEVYAVTVNTGGFSKEEEKELEKKAFNLGVKEYRCIDAQEDYYNSCVKYLIFGNVLKNNTYPLSVSAERTIQAQEIAKCAIEIGADAIAHGSTGAGNDQVRFDLIFQVMCPNVEIITPIRDMSLSREEEIEFLKSHGYEMEFQKAQYSVNKGLWGTSVGGKETLTSRNYLPEEAFPSQIKETQPSELEIEFKNGEVVAVNGENFEHSVYAIQKIEELASAYGIGRDIHVGDTIVGIKGRVGFEAAAASVIIKAHHLLEKHTLSKYQQMMKSQLSDWYGNWLHEALFLDPVMRNIESFLVDSQKTVSGKVFITLHSYRFILNGIESKHDLMSDKFGSYGEANRVWTGEDVKGYTKIVSNSLNIYHQINR